Below is a window of Halolamina sp. CBA1230 DNA.
GACCGAGGAGGTTCGGGACCGTGATCTGCCCGTCGAGGGGACGATCCCGGCGTGGCTCGACGGCGCGCTGTACCGCAACGGTCCGGCACGCTGGACCGTCGGCGACGCCGCGGCAGACCACTGGTTCGACGGGCTCACCCACCTCACGCGCTTCGCCTTCGACGACGGCGGGGTTCGGTACACCAACCGTTTCCCGCGGACCGAGGCGTACCGCGCCGCCGTCGAGGAGGGCAGCTTCGCCGGCCAGTTCTCCTCGACCGACGGCTACCTCGCCCGCGTGAAGTCGATGCTCACGGGCGAGTCGACCGACAACGCCAACGTCCACGTCGCCCGGATCGGCGGCGACCTGGTCGCGCTGACGGAGACGCCGAACTGGCTCCGGATCGACCCCGAGAGCCTGGAGAGCGCGGGAACGCTCGACTACGCCGACAACCTGACCGCCCACCACGTCACCGCGCACCTCCGGCAGGCCCCCGACAGCGGCGCCCACTGGGGGTACTTCACGAGGTTCGGCCGGACGAACGAGTACGTCCTGTTCCGGATTCCGGAGGGGACCACTCGCCGCGAACGCGTCGGGAGCGTCGCGGTGGAGAAGCCGGCGTACATGCACAGCTTCGCGCTCACCCCGGCGCACGCGGTGCTGGTCGAACCGCCGCTGGTCACCCACCCCGCGAAGTTCCTGCTGCCCGGTTCCGGCGGCTTCATCGACAGCTACGACTGGGAGCCCGATCGGGGCACGCGGTTCCTGATCCTCCGGCGCGACACGGGCGAACTGGTCCGCGAGGCGACGGTGCCGGCGTTTTTCACGTTCCACACGGCCAACGCGTTCGAGCGCGACGGGAGCCTCGTCGTCGACCTCGTGGCGTACGACGACGACAGCGCGGTGACGGACCTCTCGCTGGGCGCGCTCCGTGGCGGCGACGCCGGCTTCCCCTCGGGCGAACTCCGGCGCTACCGGCTCCCGCTCGACGGCGGCGGCCCCAGCCACGACCATCTCGCCGACGAGGTGGAGATGCCGCGGTTCTCGCCCGCGGTCCACACCCGCGAGTACGAGCACGCCTACGCGCAGTCGACGGAGATGGACGGCGGCAACGCGCTCGTCCGCGTGGACGTGGCGGAGGGCGGAGCGGTCGGCGGGCGATGGGAGGAGGCCGGCGTCTACTCGGGCGAACCGGTGTTCGTCCCCCATCCCGAGGGAGACGACGAGGCCGAGGGCGTCGTGCTCTCGCTCTGTCTCGACACCGACGCCGAGCGGTCCGTGCTGGTGGTGCTCGACGGCGATCTGACGGAGCTCGCGCGGGCGCCGCTGCCCCACGCCGTCCCCTTCGGCTTCCACGGGGAGTACTTCCGAGACTGACCCCGACCGCCGATCAGGCCGGCGTCGACGTGTTCTCGACGGTGATCTCCCGCTCGGCGCTCACGTACCCCGCGACCCGGAGCGTGACGGGGCCGTCCTCGCCAGTCGTGTACTCGGTGTCGATCGTGAGCGACGCCGTGACCGACTCCCCGGCGTCGACGGACTCCTCGATCAAGTGGGACTCGTCGTCGTCGGCGATCAGTTCGGTCGGCCAGTACACCGCCGCGAGGAAGCGCCCGTCCGTCTCGCTGGTGTTCGTCGCCGTGAGTTCTACCTGCATCGACTCGCCCTGCTGGACCGACTCGGGCGCGTCGAGCGAGTCGAGTTCGAACGACGGCGCCGACGCGGCGAGCGTCTCGCGGGCGTCGTCTGGCAGAGACCACTCCGCGGACTCGCCGCCGCGTTCGAGGACGATCCGCGGCTCCTCGGCGTCGAGCGGGGAGTCAAGTTCGAACGCGACGTACCGGGGTGGGTCGCCGCCGCCGAGTTCGGGGCTGCCGACGATCCCGCCCTCGTGGCCGGCGACGGCGTAGTTCTGGGCGCCCTCGTCGCCGGGATCGACCGCAGCCCACGACTCGCCGCCGGCGTCGAGGGAGAACGCGTCCGTCTCGAGTTCGGCGTCACTCCGGACGGAGGCGACGACGAACTGCCGACCCTCGGGCGCGACGACGCCGCCCGAACCCATGATCGACTGGTAGGTCACGGCTTTCTCGGTGACGATGTCGAACACCGCGACGTCGTCGCCGCCGACCGTTCGCTCGGCCGACGCCGGCGGCGGGGCCTCGGTTTCGGACGGGGACCCTTTCGGCTCGGTCGGAGTGTCGGTCGGCGACTCGGTGTCGCCGCCGGGGGAATCGCCGATACAGCCGGCGGTCACGAGCGCCCCGGCGAGGCCGAGGCTGCCCGCGAGGAACTCTCGTCTGGTGGAGGGCATCACGTCGAAAACGGACTGCCGAACGTAACAAGCCTTGTGGGGGCGATGCCGAGGAGTCAGACCGGCGTCCCGAACGCGTACACCGTCTGGTGGCTCGTCACCTCGACCTCGGCGAACTCGCCGGGTTCGAGGCCGTGTTCGCTCGCGTTCTGGACGACGATCTGGCGGTACGCCGAATCGCGGCACTTCACCGAGTCGCCCGTGCCCTCCTCGACGACAAGCACCTCGCGGGTGGTGCCGACCAGTTCCTCGTACGCTTCGGCGACGATCCCCTGTTTGAGTTCGCTCATCGCCTTCGAGCGGTCCTTCTTCGTCTGGCCGCCCAGGCCCTTCATGTCGGCGGCGTCGGTGCCGGGGCGCTTGGAGAAGCGCGTGACGTTCACCTTCTCCGGGCGGATCTCGCGGAACAGCGCCATCGACTGCTCGTGGTCGGCCTCGGTCTCGGTGGGGAAGCCGACGATGAAGTCCGTCGAGAGTGTCCAGTGGTCGAGCGTCTCGTCGAACGTCTCCACGATATCGACGAACTTGTCGACGCGGTGCTGCCGGCGCATGTCCTCGAGCACGTCGTCGCTCCCGGACTGCACGGGCGCGTGGAGGAAGTCGTACAGCTTCTCGTTCCGGTCGAACACGTCGGCCAGTTCCTCGCGGATCCCGTGGATGCCGCCGGGGTTGGCCATCCCCACGCGGACCCGGAACTCGCCGTCGATGTCGCAGATGCGGTCGAGCAGTTCGGGCAGGTCGCGCTCCCCGTCGTCCCAGCCGTAGACGCCGGTGTCCTGGCCCGTGACGCGGAGCTCCTTCGCGCCGGCGTGGACCAGCGCGCGGGCCTTCTCGACGTTCTCCTCGATCGAGGGGGAGTCGATCCGGCCCGTCGCCTGCTTCGTGATGCAGTACGAGCAGTTGCTCATGCAGCCCCGGGCGATGGGGAGGATGCCGACGACGCCGTCGAGGACGGGTTCGGTGCCCGGCCCGGGCGTGGGACACTCGCCGTTGGTGACGGCCTCGGGCACGTCGTCCCAGTGGAGCACCTGCGCGTCGAGGTCGGCCTGCTCGAACTCCTCGCTCTGGGCCAGCGCCATGCAGCCGGTGACGATCAGATCCGCCGTCTGCTCGTCGAGCTCCTCGGCACGGCGGAGCATGTTGCGCTCGGTCTTCTCGACGACCGTACAGGAGTTGAGGATGGAGACATCCGCCGCTTTGGGCCCGTCCACCCGGTAGTGGCCGGCGTCTCGCAGCGCGCTCTCGATCGACCGACTCTCACCCCGGTTCGACGTACAGCCGTACGTCTCGATGTGGTAACGGGCCATCCGTGTTCGAACTGGGCGAGCGGCGGGCAAAAGCGCGACGGTCCGCGCCCCGTCTACTCCGGCGCGCCCTCGAGAATTTCGACGCCCGAACTCGCGCCGATGCGCTCGGCGCCGGCGTCGAGCATCGCCATCGCGTCCTCGTAGCTCCCGACGCCGCCGGAGGCCTTGACGGGGAGGTACTCGCTCATCAGTTCCACGTCAGCCACCATCGCGCCGCTGTCAGCGAACCCCGTCGAGGTCTTGACCATGTCGGCGCCGGCGGCCTCGGCGGCCTCGCAGGCGGCGTGTTTCTCGTCATCCGAGAGTAGCGCGGTCTCGATGATCACCTTCACCGGCAGCGGCGTGGCGGCGACGACGCCGGCCAGCTCCTCCTGCACGGTGCCGGTTTCGAGGGACTTCAGCCGGCCGACGTTGATCACCACGTCGAGCTCGTCGGCGCCGTCCTCGTCGGCGACGACCGCCTCCTCGCGCTTGGCGGCGGGGGCGTTCTGGCCGTGGGGGAAGCCGATCACCGTCGCCAGCGTCACGTCGGGGGCGTACTGGGCGGCCTCGGCGACGTAACAGGGTGGGATGCAGGCGTTCATCTCGTGTTCGGCGGCCTCGTCGAGGACGCGCTTCGTGTCGGTCCACGTGGTCTCCGGGCCGAGAACGGTGTGGTCGATGTGGGCGGCGAGCTCGTCGCGGTACATGGCCGTCCCTGCGTGGTCCGCGGTGAAAAACACCGACGCTCCGAGTCGCCGCCCGGCGTCGTCGTGCCCGCGAGCGCTCCGTAACGCTTTCTGCCCCACCGCTCCCCCCGGGAACCATGGTACTCCCCGCCGGCTTCGCGCTGCCGCCGCTGCCGTACCTGCTCGGGCTGCTGCTCGCCGGCGGCGCCGTCGCCGCCGGCCTGTGGCGCCGCGACCCGCCGGTGTCGGACCGCCTCGTGCTCGCGCTCGTGCCGTGGATGCTCGCGGGCGCGTGGCTCCACGTGCTCGACGTGGTCGGCGCCGTCCCCGACGCGGTCGCCCCGCTGCTCGGCACCCCCGCGGCGTACGTCACCACCGCGATTCTCGCCGGCACGGTCTGGTTGGCGGTCAACGCTGACGACGGGAACGAACGCCCGTTCGCCGCCACCGGCGGCGTTCTCGCGCTGATCGCGCTCGTCGTCGGCTTCCGCTGGGGGTTCACTGAGGGGACGGTCGGCGTCGTCTGGCCGGCGGTCGCGGCCGTCCTCGGCGTCGCCGTCGGGATCGGCGTCTGGGTCGGTCTCCAGCGGCCCTACCCCGGGATCGCCGACGCCGGCGGCGCGGGCGCGCTGGCGGTCGTCGCCCACAGCCTTGACGGCGTCTCGACCGCCATCGGAATCGACGTGCTCGGCGCGACCGAGCGCACGCCGCTCTCGCGGGCGGTGATCGAGTTCGGCGCGACGCTCCCGACCGCGGAGCTGATCGGGAGCGCGTGGCTGTTCGTCCTCGTGAAGCTCGCACTCGGCGCGGGGATCACCGCACTGCTGGCCGAGTCGGTCCGAGAAGCGCCACGCGAGGGCCGACTGCTGCTCGCGTTCGTCGCGGCCGTCGGCCTCGGGCCGGGGGCGCACAACCTGCTGCTGTTCTCGATCACGGCGTGAGGGGGCCGTTTCGCCGGTTTGCGGTCAATGGTCCCCGTTTCGGTCGCTACTCGGTTACGAAAGCTCCGGAGCCTCGTCCTCGATCCGCCCGGAGAGTTCGACCTCGATCTCCAGTTCCGGCTCCCCGTCCCCCTCGAACTCGATGTCGAGTTTCACCGGTTCGCCGAACGCGAACGGCAGTTCCCAGTCGTCGCCCGTGAGGGTGATCTCGTCGTCGTCGTCGAACTGCTCACCGAGTTCGACCAGGAACTCCCCGGCGTCCTCGGCGTCGACGTAGTACTCTTCCTCGAAGTAGCCGTCCGTGATCGTCTCCACTGTCGGTTCGTCCGCTTCTTCGGTAGGTACTTCGGGCATCGTGCATTCGATACGTGCCACCCGAAATTGATAAATCTTCGTTGGAATATTATCTCCGTATGGACTCGCTCGACGTACTCGGATCGAAGCCACGACTCGAACTGCTCCGATTGCTCTCCCGACGCGACATGTACGTCTCCGAGTTGATGGAGGAGGTCGGCATGGACGGCAAGACCGCAACCCACCACCTCGACGTGCTCACGGAGGCAGGCCTCCTCGAGTCGTACAAGGACGGGCGTCGTCGCTACTACACGCTGGTTCGGGAGGTGAGAGTGGAGATCTCCCCGTCACCGAACCGACGGTTCGTCGCACGGTTTCCGGAGTCCGATGTGGAGTGAAAGACCGCTCCGAGGGTTCACCGGAGCCGACTGAGAACGTTCCGTCGTTCCCGCCTCAAAGCCGTCGATCCCGTCGGCGCTTGCTGTACCACTCGCGGTCGCGCCCCCAACTGCGCAGTCGCGAGCGCAGCGTCCCGTCGAGCATCCCGTGGCCCGGGTTCGCGATGAACTGGTAGATCGCGACCGCGAACACCGGGAGGCTCAGCGCGACGTTGAACGCCGTGAGCGCGAGGTACTGCTGGGTCACCAGGTCGACGAACAGCGCGATCGCCAGCAGCCGGAGGCCGGCGACGATCAGGAGCTCGTCGAGCCTGGCGAACAGCCGCTCACCGAGGCTCCGCCGGCCGGGCCTGCCGGAGTCGAACAGCAGCCGTTCGACGCGGTGGGGGAGGCGGGGCCGGAAGTACGCCCGGAGTGCACGGGAGCGATGCCGCTGGCGTCCCGACATGGCTCCGAGAACGGAAGCGAACGCTAAGAAAGCTCCGCCCGGACCGCGGTGTTTTTGCCCACGCCGCGGGCAACCGCGAGTATGGCCAAACAGCCCCATCTGCTCGTCGGCGACGGCGACGTGAACGAGATCGCGCTCATCCC
It encodes the following:
- a CDS encoding carotenoid oxygenase family protein → MAGYEAGFRDLTEEVRDRDLPVEGTIPAWLDGALYRNGPARWTVGDAAADHWFDGLTHLTRFAFDDGGVRYTNRFPRTEAYRAAVEEGSFAGQFSSTDGYLARVKSMLTGESTDNANVHVARIGGDLVALTETPNWLRIDPESLESAGTLDYADNLTAHHVTAHLRQAPDSGAHWGYFTRFGRTNEYVLFRIPEGTTRRERVGSVAVEKPAYMHSFALTPAHAVLVEPPLVTHPAKFLLPGSGGFIDSYDWEPDRGTRFLILRRDTGELVREATVPAFFTFHTANAFERDGSLVVDLVAYDDDSAVTDLSLGALRGGDAGFPSGELRRYRLPLDGGGPSHDHLADEVEMPRFSPAVHTREYEHAYAQSTEMDGGNALVRVDVAEGGAVGGRWEEAGVYSGEPVFVPHPEGDDEAEGVVLSLCLDTDAERSVLVVLDGDLTELARAPLPHAVPFGFHGEYFRD
- a CDS encoding tRNA (N(6)-L-threonylcarbamoyladenosine(37)-C(2))-methylthiotransferase gives rise to the protein MARYHIETYGCTSNRGESRSIESALRDAGHYRVDGPKAADVSILNSCTVVEKTERNMLRRAEELDEQTADLIVTGCMALAQSEEFEQADLDAQVLHWDDVPEAVTNGECPTPGPGTEPVLDGVVGILPIARGCMSNCSYCITKQATGRIDSPSIEENVEKARALVHAGAKELRVTGQDTGVYGWDDGERDLPELLDRICDIDGEFRVRVGMANPGGIHGIREELADVFDRNEKLYDFLHAPVQSGSDDVLEDMRRQHRVDKFVDIVETFDETLDHWTLSTDFIVGFPTETEADHEQSMALFREIRPEKVNVTRFSKRPGTDAADMKGLGGQTKKDRSKAMSELKQGIVAEAYEELVGTTREVLVVEEGTGDSVKCRDSAYRQIVVQNASEHGLEPGEFAEVEVTSHQTVYAFGTPV
- the deoC gene encoding deoxyribose-phosphate aldolase, which encodes MYRDELAAHIDHTVLGPETTWTDTKRVLDEAAEHEMNACIPPCYVAEAAQYAPDVTLATVIGFPHGQNAPAAKREEAVVADEDGADELDVVINVGRLKSLETGTVQEELAGVVAATPLPVKVIIETALLSDDEKHAACEAAEAAGADMVKTSTGFADSGAMVADVELMSEYLPVKASGGVGSYEDAMAMLDAGAERIGASSGVEILEGAPE
- a CDS encoding DUF63 family protein, yielding MVLPAGFALPPLPYLLGLLLAGGAVAAGLWRRDPPVSDRLVLALVPWMLAGAWLHVLDVVGAVPDAVAPLLGTPAAYVTTAILAGTVWLAVNADDGNERPFAATGGVLALIALVVGFRWGFTEGTVGVVWPAVAAVLGVAVGIGVWVGLQRPYPGIADAGGAGALAVVAHSLDGVSTAIGIDVLGATERTPLSRAVIEFGATLPTAELIGSAWLFVLVKLALGAGITALLAESVREAPREGRLLLAFVAAVGLGPGAHNLLLFSITA
- a CDS encoding amphi-Trp domain-containing protein; translation: MPEVPTEEADEPTVETITDGYFEEEYYVDAEDAGEFLVELGEQFDDDDEITLTGDDWELPFAFGEPVKLDIEFEGDGEPELEIEVELSGRIEDEAPELS
- a CDS encoding helix-turn-helix domain-containing protein, which gives rise to MDSLDVLGSKPRLELLRLLSRRDMYVSELMEEVGMDGKTATHHLDVLTEAGLLESYKDGRRRYYTLVREVRVEISPSPNRRFVARFPESDVE